A window of Chitinophagales bacterium contains these coding sequences:
- a CDS encoding MCE family protein, whose amino-acid sequence MKISNEFKVGILVIVGLTLLIIGFNFLKGKDVFNRQTKLYAVFSDLGSLQKSNPVKINGLEVGTVYDFKEMDKDLSGIIITINMNRDVNIPTNSVATIESELLGTGLISITKGDATTYLKSGDTLHTDKQASLLSSVTAQVTPTLTKVRESLDSVKMVMSSVNKIFDPNTKGNIQAIIANLMVTTAYLQDLLNTQTGALAQSLNNLNSFTGNMKKNNQQIDSIMINTANATRKFAELDLEGTLSTLQSTLDQLKGSMAKLDSKEGSLGLLLNDKQLYVNLNNTLVSLETLLDDVRTHPKRYVNVSVFGKKDKSGPLSSPTPKDSVIIEKN is encoded by the coding sequence ATGAAAATAAGTAACGAATTTAAAGTTGGTATTCTCGTCATAGTCGGCCTTACCCTACTGATCATTGGATTTAACTTTCTGAAAGGGAAGGATGTCTTCAACCGGCAAACGAAACTCTACGCCGTTTTCTCTGACCTGGGTAGCCTTCAAAAATCAAACCCCGTAAAGATCAATGGTCTTGAAGTTGGTACGGTGTATGATTTCAAGGAGATGGACAAGGATCTCAGCGGGATCATCATAACGATCAATATGAACCGGGATGTGAATATCCCAACCAATTCCGTTGCCACCATTGAATCAGAATTACTCGGAACCGGTCTGATATCCATTACCAAAGGCGATGCTACCACCTACCTGAAATCGGGAGATACTTTGCACACCGACAAACAGGCCAGTCTGCTTTCGAGCGTTACAGCCCAGGTGACCCCTACCCTGACCAAAGTGCGCGAGTCGCTTGACTCGGTTAAAATGGTCATGAGTTCGGTGAATAAGATTTTTGATCCCAATACCAAAGGAAATATTCAAGCCATCATCGCCAATCTGATGGTCACTACCGCTTATTTACAAGACCTGCTGAATACCCAAACCGGTGCACTGGCCCAATCGCTGAATAACCTGAATTCGTTTACAGGAAACATGAAGAAGAACAATCAACAGATTGATTCCATCATGATCAATACCGCCAATGCCACCCGAAAATTTGCTGAACTCGATCTGGAAGGAACGCTTTCCACCTTGCAATCCACCCTCGATCAGTTAAAAGGGTCAATGGCCAAACTGGATAGTAAAGAAGGATCGCTGGGTCTGCTGCTTAATGACAAGCAGCTTTATGTGAACCTGAATAATACACTGGTGAGCCTGGAAACCTTGCTTGATGATGTACGTACTCATCCTAAACGGTACGTTAATGTTTCCGTCTTTGGCAAAAAGGATAAAAGCGGCCCCTTATCTTCGCCTACTCCCAAAGACTCTGTTATCATAGAAAAGAACTGA